A genomic region of Mesorhizobium sp. NZP2077 contains the following coding sequences:
- a CDS encoding LysR substrate-binding domain-containing protein has translation MALPSLNGMRAFEAAARLGSVKDAAEELHLTPSAISRHIRALERNLGQDLFERGFRQITPTIRGSYYARSLSEAFEAIWRATDDVSLADGPTHSRTQRVRVLCVPAVLNLWLADRLPNFRRLHPAVELEISTSGKRANFDLAIVDEFVYKAGPALTLLIPLVLTPVCAPSLLEGPVPLRSPADLVNHHLIHECESMRWKRWLEQEGVVDTTPKSSTTLDDCTLIMREAINGAGIALADTMMAQDFLQQGKLVAPFPARHTYPAGIYLHQRRSIGNKPGTGLFQDWLLSEVEDHKRVMAIA, from the coding sequence ATGGCTCTACCCTCACTTAACGGCATGCGCGCCTTCGAGGCCGCCGCACGTCTCGGCAGCGTCAAGGATGCAGCCGAGGAATTGCACCTGACGCCCTCCGCCATCAGCCGCCACATCCGTGCACTTGAAAGAAATCTCGGCCAGGATCTGTTCGAGCGCGGCTTTCGCCAGATAACGCCGACCATCCGGGGCTCTTACTATGCGCGCAGCCTCTCCGAAGCGTTCGAGGCCATCTGGCGCGCCACCGACGATGTCAGCCTCGCCGATGGTCCGACCCACAGCAGGACCCAACGCGTCAGGGTCTTGTGCGTGCCGGCCGTTCTGAACCTTTGGCTGGCGGACCGGCTACCGAACTTTCGCCGGCTGCATCCGGCGGTGGAGCTGGAAATCTCGACGTCAGGCAAGCGCGCCAACTTCGATTTGGCCATTGTCGACGAGTTCGTCTACAAGGCCGGCCCGGCCTTGACGCTGCTGATCCCGCTGGTTCTGACGCCGGTCTGCGCGCCCTCGCTGCTCGAGGGACCGGTGCCGCTGCGATCGCCCGCCGATCTGGTCAACCACCATCTGATCCATGAATGCGAGAGCATGAGATGGAAGCGTTGGCTGGAGCAGGAAGGCGTTGTGGACACGACGCCGAAATCCAGCACAACGCTGGATGACTGCACGCTGATCATGCGCGAGGCGATCAATGGCGCCGGAATAGCGCTTGCCGACACGATGATGGCACAGGATTTTCTGCAGCAAGGCAAACTTGTCGCCCCGTTTCCTGCCCGCCACACCTATCCGGCCGGCATCTACCTGCACCAGCGCCGCAGCATCGGCAACAAGCCGGGCACCGGCCTGTTTCAGGACTGGCTGTTGTCCGAAGTCGAGGACCACAAGCGCGTAATGGCTATCGCCTAG
- a CDS encoding leucyl aminopeptidase, which translates to MPQSPVPVFEAADEISAETSVVVILQTAQTGFGPRAAALDAEMGGILSRACSEPTVLAESGACIDLIAPQAVSARRVIILALGKAEAVNALSLARAGGLLAAHLEGKCECAATLALDPIAGIDLPAAEILARVALGMRLRRYRFDMRNRRQGAGSDRTLRVQLIGASGADLALALARINAIADGVEYARTLVNLPPNHLHPDNFHDHLEPLREAGIDVEILDATQLKELGMNALLAVGAGSARPPRVAVLRYRGKGAPSQPLAFVGKGVCFDSGGLCIKRREQMFDMKADMGGAAAVVGLLIALARQGSPVHAVGVLGIAENMPSGTALKPRDIITTASGQTVEVFDTDAEGRLLLTDCLHYAATRFNPSVIVDLATLTYSVTRGLGSIFAGLFSTDDAIASQMIAAGETVGERFWRLPLDRAYDEGLQSPFADLRHHAKDMEDGDAPYAAAFLRHFTEDRPWVHLDIAGKELADADRPLGRQGATAFGVQMLEEWVQASRRFN; encoded by the coding sequence ATGCCTCAATCGCCAGTGCCGGTCTTTGAAGCGGCGGACGAGATTTCCGCGGAAACCTCTGTCGTCGTGATCTTGCAGACTGCCCAGACAGGCTTCGGCCCCCGGGCGGCGGCACTGGACGCTGAAATGGGCGGCATTCTGTCCCGTGCCTGCTCCGAGCCGACCGTTCTGGCGGAGTCTGGCGCCTGCATCGATCTCATAGCTCCGCAGGCCGTATCGGCTCGGCGCGTGATCATCCTGGCCCTGGGCAAAGCCGAGGCCGTAAACGCCCTGTCACTGGCGCGCGCCGGCGGTTTGCTTGCCGCGCATCTGGAAGGCAAATGCGAATGCGCGGCCACGCTTGCCCTCGACCCCATCGCCGGTATCGACCTGCCTGCAGCCGAAATTCTGGCCCGCGTCGCGCTGGGCATGCGGCTGCGGCGCTATCGTTTCGACATGCGCAACCGGCGCCAGGGGGCGGGCTCGGATCGGACTTTGCGCGTGCAACTGATCGGGGCAAGCGGTGCGGATCTGGCCCTGGCGCTGGCGCGGATCAATGCCATTGCGGACGGCGTCGAATATGCGCGCACGCTGGTCAATTTGCCGCCGAACCATCTCCATCCTGACAATTTCCACGATCATCTGGAGCCGCTGCGCGAAGCCGGCATCGACGTCGAAATACTCGATGCCACGCAACTGAAAGAGCTCGGCATGAACGCGCTGCTGGCGGTTGGCGCCGGCTCGGCGCGGCCGCCACGGGTCGCTGTCCTGCGCTATCGCGGCAAGGGCGCTCCTTCTCAACCGCTCGCCTTCGTCGGCAAGGGCGTCTGTTTCGATTCCGGCGGCCTCTGCATCAAGCGTCGCGAGCAGATGTTCGACATGAAGGCCGATATGGGCGGTGCGGCGGCTGTCGTCGGCCTGCTGATCGCGCTCGCCCGGCAAGGCAGCCCGGTGCATGCCGTCGGTGTTCTCGGCATCGCCGAGAACATGCCGTCGGGTACCGCGCTCAAGCCGCGCGATATCATCACGACGGCCTCTGGTCAGACCGTGGAAGTGTTCGACACGGATGCCGAAGGACGCCTGCTTCTGACCGACTGCCTGCATTATGCGGCGACGCGCTTCAATCCGTCGGTGATCGTCGATCTGGCGACGCTGACCTATTCGGTGACGCGCGGCCTCGGATCGATATTCGCTGGCCTGTTCAGCACCGACGATGCCATCGCGTCGCAGATGATCGCTGCCGGCGAAACGGTCGGCGAGCGGTTCTGGCGGCTGCCGCTCGACCGCGCCTACGATGAGGGGCTGCAATCGCCGTTCGCCGATCTCCGGCATCACGCCAAGGACATGGAGGATGGCGACGCTCCCTATGCGGCGGCGTTCCTGCGCCATTTCACCGAAGACCGCCCCTGGGTGCATCTCGACATCGCCGGCAAGGAACTGGCCGACGCCGATCGGCCGCTCGGCAGGCAAGGCGCCACGGCCTTCGGCGTGCAGATGCTGGAAGAGTGGGTGCAGGCCAGCCGAAGGTTCAACTAA
- a CDS encoding proline iminopeptidase-family hydrolase — MSAEIIGRERRAAFGSYETWYRISGDLDADKAPVVILHGGPGAAYNYVDAYKLLARRGRAVIHYDQLGCGNSTLLPQMGADFWTPKLFIDELENLVDHLGIRAGFHVLGQSWGGMLGAEYGVTRPKGLKSLTIANSPASMKLWVEEANRLRADLPVDVQETLTRHEQAGTTDDPAYQEATMRFYERHVCRVPFPPEVTETFAQIARNPTVYHVMNGPNEFHVIGTLKNWSIVERLPAIDVPTLIISGRYDEATPATVQPFKDGIKGSHWEIFEHSSHMPHVEEQEACMQVVGDFLDDNDN; from the coding sequence ATGTCGGCTGAGATCATTGGCAGGGAAAGGCGGGCCGCTTTCGGCAGCTACGAGACCTGGTATCGCATCTCCGGCGACCTCGATGCCGACAAGGCCCCGGTGGTGATCCTGCATGGCGGGCCGGGTGCTGCCTACAACTATGTCGATGCCTACAAGCTTCTCGCCCGACGGGGTCGCGCCGTCATCCACTACGACCAGTTGGGCTGCGGCAATTCCACTTTGTTGCCGCAGATGGGTGCCGATTTCTGGACGCCCAAACTCTTCATCGACGAGCTTGAAAACCTCGTCGATCATCTCGGCATCCGCGCGGGTTTCCACGTGCTGGGCCAAAGCTGGGGCGGCATGCTGGGCGCCGAATATGGGGTCACGCGACCGAAGGGCCTGAAGTCGCTGACCATCGCCAACTCGCCGGCTTCGATGAAGCTGTGGGTCGAAGAAGCCAACCGGCTGCGCGCCGACCTGCCCGTGGATGTGCAGGAGACGCTGACCCGCCACGAGCAGGCCGGCACGACGGACGATCCGGCCTACCAGGAAGCGACGATGCGGTTCTACGAACGGCACGTCTGCCGCGTGCCTTTCCCGCCCGAAGTGACGGAGACCTTCGCCCAGATCGCACGCAATCCGACCGTTTATCATGTGATGAACGGGCCGAACGAGTTCCACGTCATCGGAACCCTGAAGAACTGGAGCATCGTCGAGCGCCTGCCGGCCATCGATGTTCCGACATTGATCATATCAGGTCGCTATGACGAGGCCACGCCAGCGACCGTGCAGCCGTTCAAGGACGGCATCAAAGGATCGCACTGGGAGATATTCGAGCATTCCAGCCACATGCCGCATGTCGAGGAGCAAGAAGCGTGCATGCAGGTGGTGGGAGACTTCTTGGACGACAACGACAACTGA
- a CDS encoding ABC transporter permease gives MSNQAVALPRKTRGPWAVAFAKLATDRAAMASLAVFLLIVLACLSAPFYAKWAGVDPFASTLDAVIQIDGADVPVMEQSTEGLGLGYTPLGPTWRLGNYFLGADSQGRDVMARMLYGGLSSLLISGAATIFTLLIGTAAGLIAGYFGGITDTVLSRLLDVLWAFPIYLLAISLSIVTIAQGIRIGPIEIESGSLWLPVIIIGIVYVPYVARPIRGQVLSLRHSEFVFAAINLGVPGWRILWRDILPNITTTLIVFVPLMMALNMLTESALSFLSIGVQPPAASWGTIIQDGQALLYTRPLVALVPGLAIAVSVMALNVFGDGLRDALDPRSKVRLGRD, from the coding sequence GTGTCGAACCAAGCTGTCGCCTTGCCGCGCAAGACGCGAGGGCCTTGGGCCGTCGCCTTTGCGAAGCTGGCAACGGACAGGGCTGCCATGGCATCCTTGGCCGTGTTCCTCCTCATCGTCCTTGCCTGCCTCAGCGCGCCCTTCTACGCGAAATGGGCCGGCGTGGACCCGTTCGCCTCGACGCTCGACGCCGTCATTCAGATCGACGGCGCCGACGTTCCCGTAATGGAGCAGTCCACCGAGGGGCTCGGGCTTGGCTACACGCCGCTCGGTCCGACCTGGCGGCTCGGCAACTATTTCCTTGGCGCCGACAGCCAGGGGCGCGATGTCATGGCCAGGATGCTCTATGGCGGGCTGAGCTCGCTGCTGATCTCCGGAGCAGCCACCATCTTCACCCTGCTCATCGGCACGGCGGCGGGATTGATCGCCGGCTATTTCGGCGGCATCACCGATACGGTGCTGTCGCGCTTGCTGGATGTGCTTTGGGCATTTCCGATCTACCTGCTGGCGATTTCGCTCTCCATCGTCACCATCGCGCAAGGCATCAGGATCGGTCCGATCGAGATCGAGTCCGGCAGCCTCTGGCTGCCGGTCATCATCATCGGCATCGTCTACGTGCCCTATGTGGCGCGCCCGATACGCGGACAGGTGCTATCGCTGCGTCACAGCGAGTTCGTATTCGCCGCGATCAATCTGGGCGTGCCGGGATGGCGCATCCTGTGGCGCGATATCCTGCCCAACATCACCACCACGCTCATCGTCTTCGTGCCGCTGATGATGGCGCTGAACATGCTGACGGAATCGGCACTTTCCTTCCTGTCGATCGGCGTGCAGCCGCCGGCCGCGAGCTGGGGCACCATCATCCAGGACGGGCAGGCGCTGCTTTACACCAGGCCGCTGGTGGCGCTGGTGCCGGGCCTGGCGATCGCGGTTTCCGTCATGGCGCTCAATGTCTTCGGCGACGGCCTGCGCGACGCGCTCGACCCGCGCTCCAAGGTTCGGCTGGGGCGCGACTGA
- a CDS encoding ABC transporter substrate-binding protein — translation MKKLLLAASAAALLAGTWLAPAQAEYLKEHRGGTTRLLARSAAGTLDPHINYTDQGWQMYQPIYDGLVAFRKAEGMDGFTIVPDLAEALPQVSNDGKTFTFKLRKGIKFSSGGDVGVKDVVASFQRIFKISGPTSGTFYAGIVGADKCLADAKSCTLDGGVVGDEAAGTITLNLTKPDAEILYKLALPHAVVLPADTPAEDMGSKPIPSTGAYMISAFDPNKGMTVSRNPNFKQWSEEAQPDGYPDVVQYDFGLSEEAAVTAIQNGEADWMFDALPSDRLGELGSKSMDQLHISPLSAWWYAPLNNRLAPFDNEKARQAVAYAIDRNTLVKLFGGKVLASPVCQVLPPDFPGHEDYCPFTKNPGAKWSAPDLDKAKQLVEESGTKGQKVTIIVEDTAISRSIGVYLQSVLTTIGYVADVKPISSNIQFTYIQNTNNKVQMSVTQWYKDYPAASDFLNILFSCASFREGSDASINIAGFCDKDIDAKMQKALDLGVTDQTAADKMWAEIDRQITDKAPAVGLFTPKRLDFVSKRVGNFKFNRQFNWMITQSWVQ, via the coding sequence ATGAAGAAACTGCTTCTGGCGGCATCAGCCGCTGCATTGCTGGCCGGCACATGGCTGGCCCCGGCACAGGCCGAATACCTCAAGGAGCACCGAGGCGGCACCACCCGCCTTCTGGCCCGCTCGGCGGCGGGAACGCTCGATCCGCACATCAACTACACCGACCAGGGCTGGCAGATGTACCAGCCGATCTATGACGGCCTGGTGGCCTTCCGCAAGGCAGAGGGCATGGACGGCTTCACCATCGTTCCCGATCTCGCCGAGGCGCTGCCGCAGGTCAGCAATGACGGCAAGACCTTCACCTTCAAGCTGCGCAAGGGCATAAAATTCTCCAGCGGCGGGGATGTTGGCGTGAAGGACGTTGTCGCCTCCTTCCAGCGCATCTTCAAGATCTCCGGACCGACCTCCGGCACCTTCTATGCCGGCATCGTCGGCGCCGACAAATGCCTGGCCGACGCCAAGAGCTGCACGCTGGATGGCGGTGTTGTCGGCGATGAAGCCGCCGGCACCATCACTCTCAATCTCACCAAGCCTGATGCCGAGATCCTCTACAAGCTTGCCTTGCCGCACGCCGTGGTGCTGCCGGCGGACACGCCCGCCGAAGACATGGGCTCCAAGCCCATTCCCAGCACCGGCGCTTACATGATCTCCGCCTTCGATCCCAACAAGGGCATGACGGTGTCGCGCAACCCCAATTTCAAGCAGTGGAGCGAGGAGGCGCAGCCGGACGGTTACCCGGATGTCGTACAATATGATTTCGGCCTGTCCGAGGAAGCAGCCGTCACGGCGATCCAGAACGGCGAAGCCGACTGGATGTTCGATGCGCTGCCGAGCGACCGTTTGGGCGAACTCGGCAGCAAGTCCATGGACCAGCTGCACATCTCGCCGCTTTCGGCGTGGTGGTACGCGCCGCTGAACAACCGTCTCGCGCCGTTCGACAACGAAAAGGCGCGCCAGGCCGTTGCCTATGCGATCGATCGCAACACGCTGGTCAAGCTGTTCGGCGGCAAGGTGCTGGCTTCGCCGGTCTGCCAGGTTCTGCCGCCGGATTTCCCCGGGCATGAGGACTATTGCCCCTTCACCAAGAACCCCGGAGCCAAATGGTCGGCGCCGGATCTCGACAAGGCTAAGCAACTCGTCGAAGAATCCGGCACCAAGGGCCAGAAGGTGACGATCATCGTCGAGGACACCGCCATTTCGCGCTCGATCGGCGTCTATCTGCAGAGCGTGTTGACCACCATCGGCTATGTCGCCGATGTCAAGCCGATCTCGTCCAACATCCAGTTCACCTATATCCAGAACACCAACAACAAGGTGCAGATGTCCGTCACCCAGTGGTACAAGGACTATCCGGCGGCGTCAGACTTCCTGAACATCCTGTTCAGCTGCGCCTCCTTCCGTGAAGGTTCGGATGCTTCGATCAACATCGCCGGCTTCTGCGACAAGGATATCGACGCCAAGATGCAAAAGGCGCTGGACCTCGGCGTGACCGACCAAACAGCCGCCGACAAGATGTGGGCCGAAATCGACAGGCAAATCACGGACAAGGCGCCGGCCGTCGGCCTCTTCACGCCGAAGAGGCTTGACTTCGTCAGCAAACGGGTCGGCAATTTCAAGTTCAACCGGCAGTTCAACTGGATGATCACCCAGTCCTGGGTACAGTAA